GGGCAAGAATTTTGGACGCGTGCATTGGGTGGTCGGGCATGATGGGTGGCTAGATGTGACCGCAGGCTGCCTTTTGTAGAGAAGGATCTACCACATATCTTGCATGGAAAAGGGCGTTCTCCAAGGTGCGTAGCCTGGTGCAGACGCAGTGCTCTGGGACAACTCAGCACCCGTAGACACACCCCACACTGATTGGTTGTCAGGTTACCAACTGGACTTGCGATACTTAGTGATGGTAGCAAGCCCCCCGCAATGGTACCCGCGCCATTGGCACTCATGCCTAGGGCAGCCACCATCTCATGTGTGAAGTTTGAAACAGAAGTGGAAGCACGGGTCGAAGATGGTGGGGACGCCATGACATATGTAGTCGAAGTGCTGGCATTTGTGAAACGACTTGAAGAGGAAGTGGCACTGCTTGATAACATCTCCAGCATGGAGGAGGAAATAGAAGAAGCCGTCCATGGAGAAGAAGAGCGGGGAGCTTTTTCTAGCTTTTCCACCAACCTCTGCAGCTTGGAGGTTTCAGATGTAGGAGTTGAGGTAACCATGGAGGAAGGCAGTGTGGATGGAGTGGTGGTTGGTTGACCTTGGACTTTAGGAAATGAAGAGAAAGGGAACGAAAGCTGAGAATGGCTTGAAGAAGCAAGCTGGTGGGAGCCTGGAGTAGTGGGGAGTGGGGTGCGTAGCAAGCCTAAGGCTGGATGGTTGTAGAGGGATGAGTGTGCAGCAGaggtagaggaagtggagacagaTGGGAAAAGGAGCTTAGGCAGGTGGGCTAGCTGGGAGTAGGCTGCAGGAGAAAGCATTGGGGCATGAGGGGGGGTGTTCTCATCAAAGTGCTGCTGCTTTGCACCCTTGAATAACCCTGTGATGGTGGAAGAGGATGACAAGGAAGGATTGTTGAGGAGGGAAGTAGCCAGAGAAGAGGTGGAGGTAGAGTGGGATGAGCCAGAGGTGATAGAGGCTGCAGCTGCTACAGCTGCAGCCCTATTGAGCTGCAGGAGAGAGTGGGAAATCAATGCCAGGTCTACACTAGGGGGCAGGGGAAGGCTAGAAGGGGTAGATCCTCCAGAGGCTCCCAGAGAAAAGCCAGTTCCACTGACCTCTGCATTATCTCCACATGTCTCATCCTCATTCCTGTTTTTTTGCTTATTTTGCATCATATTCATGCCACTAGTACTGACACCACTGCTCATGGTCTGTCCCATTTCTGTACCCCCAGTGGCCCCTAATGCTACCCCAAACAAAGAAGGTGGCAGGAGTGAAAGTGAGAGCTCTGGGTTTTGCTCCCGATGGCGTAGGAAGTGCACCTTCAGATTGCCTCGCGTGGTGAAGCGGCTGAGGCATACTGGACACTGGTAGGGTCGTTCCCCTGTGTGTGAGCGTAGATGTATCTGTAGGGAAGAGTCACTGCTGAACATTTTCCCACAAAAGCGGCAGGCATGTTGGAGGCGGCCAATATTGGTGGAGCTGGACGCAGAGGAAGagtctgctcctccagagtaaGACTGCATAGCATTTTGGGAGTTTGTGACCATAGATACTGATGTGGGGAGGGATGAGTTCAGGAAGGACATGCCACTGTGCCCACTCACTGAAGTGGTATTTGAAGATTTCTCATGAAGATAGCGGTTGGGCAGAGCTAAAGACAAGCCTAGCGGATAGGTGGAGGAAGCCATGGAGAtggcagcagaggaagaggtggagggcGCTGAGGGCCGAGAACTCACCCTCAGATAACCATGAGCCCCTGCAGTCCCTCCCGTTCCTTCCATCTGGGGCTTCTGGGGCTGCAGGATTTGAGACAAGGAACTGCTCGTCTTTGTGGGTTTGTTGGCTGCCTGAGAGGGTAGCAGAGATGAGAAACATGCCAGGAGAGGAGCAACAGAGGTGGAAGGCTGAGGTGCAGTTGGGCAGGATGCCCCTTTGCTGCCTTCCAGGCAGAGCTGGGGCAGGGGAGGGAGAAGATGCTGGGAGGGTGTGTCTATGGTATAGGATGCTCCACCAAGGCGGAGCACCTGTCGACAGATCTCCTCGGTTATCTGCATCTGATGGATCTGCCTTTGCTGAAGCACCCGGAGCTCCTCCAGGATCAGGGCAATGCTCAGTTGGGCCCTAGAGGGTGCAGCTGAGGCAGATGTCACTCCTGGGCTGGGAGTGGGAGTAACAGGACTTGGGGGCCCCTCAGGCACACGGCTGGGGCTTCCAGGGTGCGGTGGGGGACATAAGGAggcagaggacgaggaggaggaagaggaggtggtggtaGTGGCTGACAGCCCCAACTTTGGAGAAGCCATGTGTTCGCTTCGAGAGGAGTGGATGAGGGCACTAGCAGATGATGCAGATTTGCAACCAGGCGGTTGAAGGGAAGGTTGATGATGAGTTTGTGAAGAGGGAGAGCAGTAAGGGAAGtcaggagagaaggagggctGTGGGTCTTTGAGGGGCAGGTGGGACAACTGGCTCAGTGAGCAGGATAGTGCTGAATCCTCAGTGGGTAAAGAGGGGGTCTGAGAGCCCTTAATAGATGAAAGGAGAGTGAGGGGCAGCTGGGAGCTTTGAAGAGAGGACGATGGAGAGCACGAAGGAGAATCCAGGTTAAATGGAAAGGAGTTTGACTTCACTGCCAAGTTGTCATCTAGggaaattgaaaaaaaggaaatcaaaatgtgattttatcCTTgttaatgacaacaaaacaatcAAGATTTGCATAAGGGTCTACAATCTTTATTCATCATATAGCTTTctaaaaaactttaaaaacaagttaCAAAAAACATCTGTGAGAAATAAAGGATGTTGTTATTAGGTGGTTACTTATTGTCTAGATAGTGAAATGATTTGGTTGCCCAAGAGATGACTTAACCTTGGGGATTAAATTCCACCTTATCTTCAACCACTGTTATCCTCTTTGTCCTATCCGTCCTCATCAACTGTCACCTCCTGACCACagttgccacacacacacacacacaccatgcatgtatgcatgcatgcaggcacacatgctaacacgcacacacattacacTGATCTACAAGAATACACTGCTCACCCGTAGAGGTGTCTACCTTGTTTCCAGGGCAACACGCACAAGACAATGGAACCCCCCAATAAAAAGAAGCCACATACACACTTCCATCCCTTTGCCCTCTTTCTTCTGTCCTCCATTCAATCTGTCTCTTTCATCTCCTTAAGAGCCCTTCCCCCAGTAGCCCAATGGGGCACTAAGGGTTAGGTGCTGGTTAGGTACTGGACACTGTACTGGGTGCCTGATTGGCTGGCAGTCTTGACCTTAAACACTCTGAGGTCACATTCCTTATACGGTTTAGGGCCAGGAAGAGAGGTGgtgcacaaagaaaaacaaacagccccGCAGACAGACGCAAGGACTCACAGCCTATCAACAAGCCAACTTAACCCAAAAATGCAGAGACGGATGTGAAAGCACATAGCCCTACACACAGCCTGTCAATGTACAACACAGACGCAAAGGAGAGCATTGTGTGTGCACAGGGTTGCTCACACTAACACATACAGAACTTACTGCCGTTTGCTTGAAAGCTACAATTTTGTGACAATGTGGGCCCTACTCCTGTAACTGgaaagaacagacagaaacaaacacacacacacacacacacgggtatgTTCATGCTTCAGCGCCCAGCAACAAAGCTGAAAGGGGACAATGGGGTCTAATGCTATGGCAGTAAGAACACTTTATACAGTGCCTCACAAAGTTTCATTTTCCTTGACCTTCTCATGCACATCTCTTTGCTCCTACAAAACCTATGTATTGCTTCTCGTAACACATTTTCCTAATTCACTATATTGTTATTTACCAATTATTTCTCTGGATATTTACTGTATAGCCTCCTATTCTGGGTGGTCTGTGTCTTTGAACCTGGCAGTGATGAGGAGTGAAGACATTTGGGTTTTACAGGGCAAAGAAAGCAGCTAATGGCTGCAACCGCAGATAATTAATTAAAGACTGAAGGCCAATTATTCCAACAAGCCTTCTTTTTATAAGCGTTTAACACAATGAGAATTGAATTATGTCAGTGTTTAATAATTCTGGTAAGAAATCATATAGAAATAAGGATGGAGATTAAATGAATACCCCTCATCAACAAAATGAACGTGTCTTAACTGCCTCTAATGACATTGCTGTTTAAATTCCAAACTGATTTTCCCCATATAAGGTTGAACAAGCCATCCTAGGTCACAAAGTTAGTGCAACAAGTTAAATAATCAATTTAAGGCCTTCACACGAATGATACAGTAGATATACCATAACGTACCATCACTATGAGCAACTAATTGGTACAATCTCTGCATGTTGAGGAACAGTGAATTGTTTTAGTTCTAAACTTCCCAACGGATGTGAATCCAATCCCAGTGAATAACCAGTATTCTTTTGATATATAGTCTCAGTACATTTCTCACCATGCTCAAGTATCCGACAGGCACCGAGGGTCGGGTTCATAAGCTGCTGGGGTTGTTTCTGTTTCCGACGGGACATGCTTCTGCAGGATGGGAACGACGCAGGGGCGCATTGGCCAACACACAACTTTTATTCTGTCTCCCTGCGCACTGAAAAAAGTAGGTATCTAAATTACTTACAGgggaaaaaatgaagaaaaacgttccaaaaatgtaacaatggATGCTCCGGATTGATTAGTCTCAAAGCGTGTCCACGTTGGTGGCATTGTggtgcagagaaagaaagacagaactAAAGTGCCAAAGAGGCATGTGTGACAGTTTTCTCTCAACAAGTCCCCCCTTTTCTCAAAACTCaccgttgcccccccccccaccccacacacacacagaatcacacacacacacagctcacttGTTCATCCACTACTTTGCATTCAAATGGCGAGTGAACACCCCTTCTTTTGAGCCAAGAGTCTACTGCCTCCCTCTTGTAAACCCTCATACATTGGCGCTCAAGTTCATCACATAAAAAAAGGCCCTTGCCTGAGCTTTCGATTACCGATATGATCCTATAAAATCTGAACGTCGCCGTGTGCGTGTTCCTGTGCGTAACAGAAGGGAACCGTGCGCACAGGTGGGCGTAAAACCCGACGCCAGCTCGGTTAAATTAAttcagtttctttctttctttcttttctccattaaaCCAAACATATTGTCACACATGCTAATATCCTAGTCTATTCGGGATGTGTGatacgtgtacgtgtgtgtgtgtgtgtgtgtgtgtgtgcgtgcgtgccgcCTCTAAAAACAGGCTCCTGTGTGAGCTCTCGGTAAACAGCGCGGCTGAAATGAGGTGGAATTTGCAACAATGGCGTATAGGGAGCACAGCTGAGTGAACATCACCCTCTCAGAGCCTCTCCAACACATAAGGCCACTGACTGGAGGCACAATGCTCCCTTTTCTTTCGCCCTCATCTCGACTGCTCACCACGTGGAGAGAGGTATCGAGAGAAAGACACagccagagagaagaggaaaataatGTTTCACCCGGACCCTGTGACA
This Cyclopterus lumpus isolate fCycLum1 chromosome 17, fCycLum1.pri, whole genome shotgun sequence DNA region includes the following protein-coding sequences:
- the sall2 gene encoding sal-like protein 3, encoding MSRRKQKQPQQLMNPTLGACRILEHDDNLAVKSNSFPFNLDSPSCSPSSSLQSSQLPLTLLSSIKGSQTPSLPTEDSALSCSLSQLSHLPLKDPQPSFSPDFPYCSPSSQTHHQPSLQPPGCKSASSASALIHSSRSEHMASPKLGLSATTTTSSSSSSSSASLCPPPHPGSPSRVPEGPPSPVTPTPSPGVTSASAAPSRAQLSIALILEELRVLQQRQIHQMQITEEICRQVLRLGGASYTIDTPSQHLLPPLPQLCLEGSKGASCPTAPQPSTSVAPLLACFSSLLPSQAANKPTKTSSSLSQILQPQKPQMEGTGGTAGAHGYLRVSSRPSAPSTSSSAAISMASSTYPLGLSLALPNRYLHEKSSNTTSVSGHSGMSFLNSSLPTSVSMVTNSQNAMQSYSGGADSSSASSSTNIGRLQHACRFCGKMFSSDSSLQIHLRSHTGERPYQCPVCLSRFTTRGNLKVHFLRHREQNPELSLSLLPPSLFGVALGATGGTEMGQTMSSGVSTSGMNMMQNKQKNRNEDETCGDNAEVSGTGFSLGASGGSTPSSLPLPPSVDLALISHSLLQLNRAAAVAAAASITSGSSHSTSTSSLATSLLNNPSLSSSSTITGLFKGAKQQHFDENTPPHAPMLSPAAYSQLAHLPKLLFPSVSTSSTSAAHSSLYNHPALGLLRTPLPTTPGSHQLASSSHSQLSFPFSSFPKVQGQPTTTPSTLPSSMVTSTPTSETSKLQRLVEKLEKAPRSSSPWTASSISSSMLEMLSSSATSSSSRFTNASTSTTYVMASPPSSTRASTSVSNFTHEMVAALGMSANGAGTIAGGLLPSLSIASPVGNLTTNQCGVCLRVLSCPRALRLHQATHLGERPFPCKICGRSFSTKGSLRSHLATHHARPPNARVQNSCPLCQRKFTNALVLQHHIRMHLGGQLPTDGTDDSAHEMPAESNAKPLSQSQSQSIDPNIVSSKTPPLAGHSKSPATSSEFQTPAVGSVPVFGSAQSVEFNKNPSRSGSSSPDLIPPSDLSPDPFMNPTTKTPPPGSVEPPLLCVSAPLPASKQTDLTSPVGRDNQVEQQATADVHLTKATPSPISSTVTKKTTVSANTMVVDGVEDEASTSSEAFHGSRSNLEDLQSTPVLGDSFAYIGPSTSSDLILSQDVPNVVETPTLETESVSPRPKSPEPMDEDQDQSSAQATPKQDQATVPDEDPNVSSTLETADTVAAQVMDVSQRPATFVRETRQSFHFGSYGREDRGVAVKISGLAPTETLDGSIPINLTPTLPSPMSRPEKKTYCCAECGKEYASRSGLKGHMKHHGVVTKTIRPPARSSRSSADQLPSSTSMTSLNIPATRSSAGFWNQYQAFLNTSSEPTDDPTAGGQGDDESARSAKSPIRSQLDPRAAEEAGQESSEES